A single Acropora palmata chromosome 5, jaAcrPala1.3, whole genome shotgun sequence DNA region contains:
- the LOC141882230 gene encoding uncharacterized protein LOC141882230 isoform X2, protein MIIGYQAKIEAQRKKCQSLQQEHIELSQKLKAANENHQREIEDLREENNESKEEVLKRKNELKESKRDLEETKKDLVNERERVKKYEQKLEVESKAAGDFIKLTFKNAEQQVRKENKSHRKKPSEERWKYGTRKKGVYRLRLTSKPQMPGVVSLFLKSPSGEWSITYKFVK, encoded by the exons ATGATCATAGGTTATCAAGCAAAAATCGAAGCACAGCGAAAAAAGTGTCAAAGTTTACAACAAGAACACATAGAGTTGTCACAAAAGCTTAAGGCAGCGAACGAGAACCACCAAAGAGAGATAGAAGATCTCCGTGAGGAAAATAACGAATCTAAAGAGGAGGTGTTAAAACGAAAAAACGAGTTGAAGGAAAGTAAGAGAGATTTGGAAGAAACTAAAAAGGATTTGGTCAATGAGAGAGAGAGGGTGAAAAAGTATGAACAGAAATTGGAAGTGGAGAGCAAGGCTGCAGGTGACTTCATTAAGCTGACGTTCAAAAATGCGGAACAGCAAGTGCGTAAGGAGAACAAAAGCCATCGAAAGAAGCCTAGTGAAGAGAGATGGAAGTATGGCACTCGGAAGAAAGGAGTTTACAGATTGAGATTAACATCGAAGCCGCAAATGCCAGGAG ttgtttcattgttcctgaaaagccccagcgGAGAGTGGTCAATTACGTACAAATTCGTTAAGTAA
- the LOC141882230 gene encoding uncharacterized protein LOC141882230 isoform X1 — protein MIIGYQAKIEAQRKKCQSLQQEHIELSQKLKAANENHQREIEDLREENNESKEEVLKRKNELKESKRDLEETKKDLVNERERVKKYEQKLEVESKAAGDFIKLTFKNAEQQVRKENKSHRKKPSEERWKYGTRKKGVYRLRLTSKPQMPGGNKSDSKDFDKGGDVYGLEILGIGKGHK, from the exons ATGATCATAGGTTATCAAGCAAAAATCGAAGCACAGCGAAAAAAGTGTCAAAGTTTACAACAAGAACACATAGAGTTGTCACAAAAGCTTAAGGCAGCGAACGAGAACCACCAAAGAGAGATAGAAGATCTCCGTGAGGAAAATAACGAATCTAAAGAGGAGGTGTTAAAACGAAAAAACGAGTTGAAGGAAAGTAAGAGAGATTTGGAAGAAACTAAAAAGGATTTGGTCAATGAGAGAGAGAGGGTGAAAAAGTATGAACAGAAATTGGAAGTGGAGAGCAAGGCTGCAGGTGACTTCATTAAGCTGACGTTCAAAAATGCGGAACAGCAAGTGCGTAAGGAGAACAAAAGCCATCGAAAGAAGCCTAGTGAAGAGAGATGGAAGTATGGCACTCGGAAGAAAGGAGTTTACAGATTGAGATTAACATCGAAGCCGCAAATGCCAGGAG GGAATAAAAGCGACAGCAAAGATTTTGATAAAGGAGGCGATGTCTATGGCTTGGAAATTTTAGGAATAGGAAAAGGTCACAAGTAA